Below is a window of Vicia villosa cultivar HV-30 ecotype Madison, WI unplaced genomic scaffold, Vvil1.0 ctg.002373F_1_1, whole genome shotgun sequence DNA.
gAGCTTTTGCAGGAATTTTCCACACAAATCAAGCTACTTGAGGTGAGATTCTACCATCTCCACCACAATAGGTGCTACAACATTCTTTCTCGAATACTTCCATTCCTAATCTTATCATGTCCTATATGTCCATTCATCCATCGTATCATTCTTATCTTAACAACATTCAGCTTTTTTTCTGCTCGGCTTTTTAGAGTAGCATAATATTTGGTCTCAAATAACATTACATATCTTATAGCTGAGATTTTAAAGTTTCTCTTAAGCATCAATGATACTTATCTATCACAAATAATACCAAAAAAGCACACTTCAATCTCATCCACCTTAATTGAAACCTAAAGTGTACAAATATCTCCCACTTTTCCCTGAAATTTTTTATGATAGGCCCAAGATACTTAGTCAATGTGATTTGCTGCATAGTATGGTCTCCAAATCAAAGTCTTATCTATAAACTATAATTAGTGTTCCTTTTGCTAAACTTAcacaaaatatatttcattttccGTTTCCATTAATGCAAAGCATGTGCTAACAAAGCTTGTCTCCACATCTCTACACTTTCATTTACATCTTCTTTTGATTATCCAATAGATACATTTAAAATTATATACTTCAATGTAAAAACATTTGATTTTATAAGACAAAGTATGTtagcaataaaataaaaatggaaaattcaTCACATGCAAGGAAATAGTACTCAAGCCGCACAACAAACAGTTAATGAGTCAAAAAAGGAGTGCGTAGATGAAAAACGGAAATTTAATTTAACCAAATAAAGTCTACTCTACACACTGCATTTTTCACTTGATTTCATTCCAACCCAATATTACCCAAATCTATGGGTATTTTGCATGAGGACTTGTAACATCCTAGAGAGCAAGTTCGCAACAAGTTCAAAAAAGAAAGGAAACTTGAATACACATGAACATGAAAATTTATCAATAGATGCAATTGAAAGTAACTACAATGCAAAGAAAACATTAATATGGTAAGTACCTAGAAACTTGAGGAATCCTCTCTTAAAAGTTATCTGTCAAGTGGAGAAACCAAGCTACTTAAGTACTCCACTAAGCATCCCATACTACTCGATGTGGTACTTATTCACCCCATAATACCAAAGTCCCTATCATATTATATttgtaattgaaaaaaaaaatgcaaatgctAACGGGTTCCCTTATGGCACTTGTTAGTGTGCTAAAAATAGAAACTTTGTATTAGAAATTATGCATTCGAATTTCTAGAAAAGTTGAAAATTGCTCTTTTTGAAGACATAATTTACATTTGTGTattccttaacatgtgcccttagggcataTGTGAGCAAGACCCTTAAAAGAATTATGAAAATCAACATTAAAATGGAAGGAAGTTCTAAATTCTATCACTTATCAATCATTAAAGTTATTAATACCAACTGTTCTAGTGAGAAATCAGGACAGCTGTTATAATGAAGATAATAGATACAAGTTAAATAATTCATACTGCATGTATATAAATGCTAAAAATATACACAAAAGAACCTTGTTATTGTTATAAAGAATTATAGTAGTCATTGTAACTTGAATCAAAATTTAAACAAGGTTTCTAACCCTATAGTCTGCTATAATTAAGATAAAGTGAAGGCAAAATTGTGAGGGAAACAAACAATATTGCTGAATAACTGAGGAAATGGGGGCAAGAAGGGCTCATCATCAATGATTGAAATTGCCATAATTGTGGTCGCACCCGGGAACAAAACGCAAAATGCTCCACATTTCAGTTTCCATATTCAATCTTGTGCAATTGATAACTCTGAGCCACATTTGACAGCAACGCCATCAAAAGCAACAAGGAGTTGATAGTACttttaatagaaatatttatGGTCTGTTAAGCAcattaaacaacaacaaaaatagtaACTCCAGAAGGAAGAAAAAAACTGACTCATCTTCCCTACAGTTGTGTGATACTCATAAATGCTACCTAGAATCAGGAGGGCAGCGTAGACACTTAAAATGTGAGATTATCACGTGTAATATAGAAACAAACACACATGGGTCTTGACACAAGGTGTCAAAGTCGAAGCATTTAAAccttttatgattttttgttaTAATGTGAGTCCAATCAATTCAACCGTTGAATCATATTATATTTACTTGATGATAATGGATATAAATCTTCAGACTTAGACATTCATATCTATCGGATTTAATAGTAGTTATTATTTACTCCCTTATGACTCGTGCAAAAAATGTGATAATCATCTACACCCCAGCTGTGATACTCATAGATCCAACCTAGAATTAGACACACGGTGTCAACACTTAAAATCTGAAATTAACACGTAatgtagaaaaaaaaaataacacatgCGAGTCTTGACACTGTGTCAAAATTGGCATATAAGCACCTTCGATGTTTATTTTGTTATAATCTATGCTGTCAATTTCTATTGCGGAGCGGCCGACCTCATAACCGGGATTGTGGGGTCACGGATTGCGAGATGGCCACAATTCTACTActttttattaaataatcaacactataaatatattttatacatatataagtcatgaaattatttatttgaagtaTGATTGGGTTTATTTAAGGCCCATTAAGTGAAACGCAAACCCTAAAACTGACTGATGTCTTCTCTAAATAAATCCTAAAACTGAAAAGTCCTCTACTCAGAAAGAGCAGCCTCTTAGCCTCTTCTCTCTTGCTGTTGATAGCTGCCACCACAGAACTGTTGTGCCCCTTCGTTTTCACATTCTTTGTTTCTTTTAGTATTCtatttcttctttcttgcttcttcaTTTCTTCTTGTCATGTGAAGGTACTGGCCAGAAAAACTCCAAATCACGACCGGAATACTGCCTAAGTATACTGTAGCAGAGCTCCAAGCCTGAAACAAGTAGCAGGCAACAGCCAAACCGCTGTGTTTGGGGATGGGCATGGATTGTTCCACGCCACCATACCGATGTCACGTCACTATATATCACTTTTTACAACAAAGGTTATGATGTGAATTCAACAAATTCTCCCATCTAATGTCATTATTCTACCCTTTATTAGTTCAAGACAGGTGAAATGTAAAGAccctttataataaataataccaTCAAGAGCAGTATAGGAAAGTAATGAGAACGAACATAAAGTGACTTGATATAGTATCAAATAGTTTTCGAATTGTTCCGGTGTAATCAGAACTTTTATTTCAATGTTAGAATAGTTAAATTGGACTCCAAGTTATAGAAAATTAAAATATGCCAAATTTGACGCCTAGTGCTAATAAAGACATGCATACATATACACATATAGAGGTGAATTCTAAGGCACCATGCCGCACATTGTTTGATGGGTTAGACTATGTAGACCTATGATAGTTGATGTTGGACCATCACATTCGTGGACCATCTAATTAGACCATAAATCAAAGGGTTGCAAGTCTGATAACTTTCAAAGCGGTAATTGGAAGAAAATgacaaaaaattgaaaatgagAGTTTTACATAATTTATACTCTGTCTCTCATTCTAAATATTGTCATACCATAACCCCAGACTTCACTTTCCCACTACTAAAGAACAGCCCATCCggcaaaataccaaaaaaaaaaaaaaagggaaaaaactcAATGTACATAAACAGGGGAACCTAAAAACAGAGGAAATCGCGACAAGACTAGGTTCTCCCGGCACCCTAGACAAAGCTCCAAGCCCAGAATTGTAGTCGGTAATCACAAACCAAAGTCCAGACTTCCATTTGCAGCTCTTCATAGTTGGCATCAGCCTTGGGTAGTGACTTTTTCTCGGGTTAATTTCCTCTACCCTATGGTACAAAGTACAAACAAAGGGTTAATTTTGGTGGGTTTTCTCCAGGTTTTAGCCAGGTTATTGATGGATTTTCTGCATCAACTAGGATTGGTGGATTAACTAACGACCCCACCAAATTTACCTTCTAACATGCAATCCTATCACAATGCCAGCAACACAAGTTCTGAGCTAGAATCAAGATCGGTCAAGCTTGCATAACACATACAGTTGCACATTATAAATCTGCCTTATGATTTTGACATCTATGGTCTACACGCTCACCACTGGCTGTCATATACCACTTTGTTAATTATGTAAAATCTCTAGCAATAAGTGGCTTATAGGCATCATAACTATCTCAGACTATAGTGCCTACTAGAAGACAACTTGAACTAATCATCTTAGGCCATCTTGCGATTGGGCTATAGGCAATGTAGTCAAACACTAGATTTTAAGTAGGATCTGAagcataaaaatatataatacataaACAAATTACCATAATTCAAAACATTAAACTAAGTTAATTAATAATTCAGAGACCCGCTTGAAGCCATTAAGTCATAGAGACCACACAATTAagcttgtcaaagagaaaaggaagAAATAGAGCCGTGGTGAAGAAGAGGAGGAGAGGGGTTTGCAGAAAGAGGAGAGACCGAGCATCGTTAGGGCTTTCTATTTGTGTCCTGGTAGTGAGAAGGGAGAGAGAAATCACGTGTTTTATTGGTTCTAAAGAAAAACATGACCCGTTTTTAGCAAGGCCTGGCAAAACAGGTGGCCGGACATGGAAACCTTATATATCCTGCTCAAAACACTCTGTCTTGACTATGAAAAGCAATATTGGCAATCTTGCTCTGATCCTACGTGTCAAGTGTCAACACTCGATTCTGGCTACATTGGCTATAAGAGGTTATATTTACTCAATCATCAGCTTATCCCTAGCATATTGACAATATAAGCCGTGGAgtattaaaaaatgcaagaaatCACATATACTAAATGCGAAGCTCATTAAAGGGTTTAAATGGTGAAAACTGCCAGAAGATAACAATGATGATGTTGTAAATTCATAGTTTCTACACCAGCAGATGCGTATGCTAAACTTGATACTCCATTATATATTTATTGGTGTGGAGTCCAAATATCACATGATAAGGATGAAGATTATGTGGGTTTAACATTGTGCAGGTATGATTTTTATGAGACAGTCTTCAAGGGAATCTCAAGTTTTGAGATCCTGTCAGTCCTCTCAGCAATAGCCAGCCACATCTATGATCTTGAGAAAAAACTATAAAGAATTACCATAATTGTTGTTCTTACAACCTTGCTCTAAAATGTTCTATACTTTTATTATTAGAAATATTGGTGTTAGATGATAGTACAATCCATCGACGCTGATTGATCCATATATTGAAGCTCATTGGAAAACAAAAGGATCGTTCTTTCTGAAAATTGAAGTTCAAAAGACTCTGATTCCCTTGACTAGCACGCTCTCCTTAAAATTTACCAACTCAGTTGTAAAACCAAAGATGGTCCTCATCACAAAAGACAGCCCGGAAGGACTGATGTTTCACAAAATGCCAGGACAACTTATCAATGTACTAAATGATTTGAATCTAATCCACATCATTTTTCTAGTCTTGCTATAAAGAACCTACCAATCGATTCAATGATCTACCTACCTCACCATCGACTGCAAAGAGAATCTCATGTTCCGTGGTATCCTTATAGTTCCCTAATTAATAGCAATTACAACTATGATCTTAAAAACAAATGATAAAGAACTATGTAAGTGTAGGTAAGACCCTGCTTTTACAAATTCTATACTTTCATTAAAAACTTGGTTTTAGAGGCTTGAGACAATAGAGCCCAATGACATTGGTTGATCCATCAAGTGAACCCTTTTAGATCATGACACTCACTCCTCAAACCCCATGGATAAGAATGCACAGCACCTATATATAACCTCCTAGAAATATTGCAACCCACTAGAAAAGCCACAGCAAACAGTAACACTCACACAGACACAAACAGATACAATAGCCACTACAGAAGATAAAGCTATGTAACCTAACAAAACCAATCATCCTCAGACaaaacacaattttaaaaataaaattctagcAAACCAAAAATCCTAACAAAAACAACATTCTAGGAAACTAAAAACcccaaacaaaaaataaaacccTAGCTGCCAGCATATAAACGACCAGTTAAATATACAAGGCCCCAACACACCCTAACTACAAAGCAgggcacacacacacacaattgaATCCTCCTTCAGCTAACTGCATAAAACATTAAAACCAGCATTCACAAAGGAACAACATTACATAGCCTCTTCCCACATCAATAAAGAGACACAACAGAAAAATTGCATAATCATAACTATTGTGAAATAAAATTCCTTCAATCCAAGTATCTGCTGTGAAATTTATTCAAATTGAGTCTAAAATCTAAATCACAGAACATTCACAGCAATATAAAAGAAATTCTCAACAAAGACTAACCAATTGGTCCAGGCAGAGAAGCCTTACCCCCAGAACCAACTCCACCACCATACCCGTAACCATCATAAGCCTCCCTCCTGTTAACCTTCTTCCCACTACTCCCACCACCAACACCAACACCACCAACATCCACATCAGCATCATCATCCATCTCATACTCATCCTCATAATACTCCCTCCTCCCTTTCTTCACCATCGCACCACCCGACCCCGCAGGATGTCCATAACCATAATGCGGCTGAACAGGCAGAGCAGGAGCAGGAGGAGGAGCAGGGGCAGGAGCAGCAACACCTGCAGAATGATGATTATGATTCGCATAATGCCGAGGACCAACACTCCCCCCGCCGCCGAGTATACTCCTAACCGGAAGCAAAAAGTAAAACTCCTTATCACCGATCTGAAGAAGATCCTGAGAATCAAGCTTAACAGGAGGGTTCCCAGGGAGATGAAGAACACCTTCAACTAAACACCCGTTCTTCCCAAGCACTTCTAACGCAAAACGACGCCGCGTGAAGTCGTAGAAGATACGAGCGTGATGACGTGAAATGTTCATTCCACCACCGAGACTTGAAAGGTCGACATCGACGGTGGATTTCTTGGAGTTGCGGCCGAGGATTATGGAGTAGGTTTGCATATAGTATTCGAAGTCTTCGCCTTGAAGTTTGGCGAAACCGGCTTCCACGTCACCGCCGCCGGTGCTTGCGGTTCCCATCGCGAATTGAAGAGAGGGAGCGGAGAGAAAGAAAGAGGGGTTTGTGAAAGTGTGAAATGGAGGAGGAGAAGAATGGGAATTATTACTCTTTCGCTCGTCAAATGAAACGTTCCCCAAAAATAATaaagtatttaaaatattaattttttcataattatattttttactaCCTCCACAAGAAAAGatgtttttaatatattaaataaataatgtatttataCACATCTAAAAATGAATATTTTCTTGTAAATGGAATCAGAGGGTGTAttagtttcttttaatttttcaaatttttttcttaataCTATTTGCTCATAATTTCtactttaatataataaagtaatatACTACTAATTTTACTTAATTatcctaattaaaatattttaagagtttttttttatcaaagcAAAATTAACTTTTCTCATTTATAATCAAAAGTTCAATATAAGGAGGAACTACATGTATAATATTACGTCTAGCCCATAAATTTGTCGTCTTCGCTAACGAGtgagcaaccatattcgcttgatgTTTGACAAACTTAACTTTAAAGTTGGGAAAATTCtgtaataataattgaatatctCTTATTATagtataaaactccaaaattcCTACGGTAATAGAGTGAAAAGCTTGCACCACTCGAAGAGAATCACTTATGAAAATAATCCGATCAAGATTTAACAAAATAACATCTTGGATAGCTTCTTTGAGGGGCTAAAGCTTCCGCTACAAAAACAGAAAGGTTACTTGGATCTCATGTCACTCCTACGGCAATAAAATTGCCGAGTTCATCTTTAAGGCACCATCCTCTATTTGTCGTGCTTCTATTCTTATTAAAACCCGCGTCCAAATTATACTTGATCCATCTGCGAGGAGGCGTTTTCCAACTTAGAATATGTTGATTATCATTGTTACTATCATGAACTCGTTGCACCCGAAAACCAATCTCGTCAATTATGATAAGCAAGCCAACCAAGTCTGGAGCCATCATCATGCTCATTATTCCAAATAAGAGCCTTTTTTAGTACCCCTTAAATGTCATTTCAACTTTATAATCATTACTTACCCTAATTCCTTAACCTAATTAAACATTGCATTTATTTTTATAGCCAAAATACAATGTTTTAAAGTTTTGTATTGGAAACATGCTACTCTTTCTCATTCCTTTACAACctaatcaattatttattaaaGGCAAGCCAATTCAGTTCATGTTCTTCTTATTCCATCGTAGAGAAGCTTTTCTTTTCA
It encodes the following:
- the LOC131638691 gene encoding FHA domain-containing protein FHA2-like isoform X2, translating into MGTASTGGGDVEAGFAKLQGEDFEYYMQTYSIILGRNSKKSTVDVDLSSLGGGMNISRHHARIFYDFTRRRFALEVLGKNGCLVEGVLHLPGNPPVKLDSQDLLQIGDKEFYFLLPVRSILGGGGSVGPRHYANHNHHSAGVAAPAPAPPPAPALPVQPHYGYGHPAGSGGAMVKKGRREYYEDEYEMDDDADVDVGGVGVGGGSSGKKVNRREAYDGYGYGGGVGSGDKKAEGRSRVDRDADNLQLQQLEEKDVVSSVANVLSDLCGPGEWMPMEKLHAVLVDKYSSVWHHGRVRRYLTSEEWPGPESKGKPWYGLLMLLRKYPEHFVINTRSKGRVTLEFVSLVSLLS
- the LOC131638691 gene encoding FHA domain-containing protein FHA2-like isoform X1, which gives rise to MGTASTGGGDVEAGFAKLQGEDFEYYMQTYSIILGRNSKKSTVDVDLSSLGGGMNISRHHARIFYDFTRRRFALEVLGKNGCLVEGVLHLPGNPPVKLDSQDLLQIGDKEFYFLLPVRSILGGGGSVGPRHYANHNHHSAGVAAPAPAPPPAPALPVQPHYGYGHPAGSGGAMVKKGRREYYEDEYEMDDDADVDVGGVGVGGGSSGKKVNRREAYDGYGYGGGVGSGGKASLPGPIDKKAEGRSRVDRDADNLQLQQLEEKDVVSSVANVLSDLCGPGEWMPMEKLHAVLVDKYSSVWHHGRVRRYLTSEEWPGPESKGKPWYGLLMLLRKYPEHFVINTRSKGRVTLEFVSLVSLLS